A region from the Phycisphaerales bacterium genome encodes:
- a CDS encoding peptide MFS transporter, which produces MSTNPQAAPQISPEFLGHPPGLFTLFFAEMWERFSYYGMRALLVFYMTKGFLGFGDTRAYEVYGAYTALVYATPFIGGMLADRLLGARKSVVIGGLLMAAGHLLMTIENDVTFFTALALLICGNGFFKPNISTIVGTLYPKGSPKRDAGFTIFYIGINLGAALAPLLCGYVGETFGWHYGFGLATIGMLVGLAVFVAPSIVTQMVIGLGALAAALSMVYVGRNDSLMLIVNAPVGLALLVAAGAAIMAISKGGLPSWAGRIENQTPRQGIPSSEWFVYGGILLAIPVIAILVHKSEIAGYALTFFGVIALGTILITALKSAKVERERLFVVLILMFFSMLFWAFFEQAGSSVNNFTDRNVDRIVSPDVFTKEQVGTTIDVQANQALVGLRRGDGTIVRLNEINDVNDAFREANKEAFQNGERPTISWAVTESDVGQAYGGSEVKATIFQAVNPVCIMIFGLVFSALWDFLGKRKMEPSTPVKFALGLFQLAAGFLAFWYGASNSTDRGMTSMAFLVLGYALHTTGELCLSPVGLSMVTKLSPTRIVSTVMGGWFLATAFSNYLAGLIAKLTGVSHGGEESKVLPPPQETVNVYGDVFLKIAIAGGISAVIVLILSPLLSKWMHQDKE; this is translated from the coding sequence ATGTCAACGAATCCACAGGCCGCCCCACAGATCTCCCCCGAGTTCCTCGGGCACCCGCCGGGCCTCTTCACGCTGTTCTTTGCCGAGATGTGGGAGCGGTTCAGTTACTATGGCATGCGGGCGCTTCTGGTCTTCTACATGACCAAAGGCTTCCTCGGCTTCGGCGACACGCGGGCGTACGAGGTCTACGGGGCGTATACGGCGCTCGTCTACGCCACGCCGTTCATCGGCGGCATGCTCGCGGACCGGTTGCTCGGCGCGCGGAAGTCTGTGGTGATCGGCGGTCTGCTGATGGCCGCGGGGCACCTGCTTATGACGATCGAGAACGACGTCACGTTCTTCACGGCTCTCGCCCTGCTCATCTGTGGCAACGGCTTCTTCAAGCCAAACATCTCCACAATCGTTGGCACGCTCTATCCCAAGGGAAGCCCCAAGCGCGATGCCGGATTCACGATCTTTTACATCGGCATCAACCTCGGTGCAGCGCTCGCACCCTTGCTCTGCGGCTATGTGGGCGAGACGTTCGGCTGGCACTACGGCTTCGGGCTTGCGACGATCGGCATGCTTGTCGGGCTGGCCGTCTTTGTCGCGCCGTCCATCGTCACGCAGATGGTCATCGGGCTCGGAGCGCTCGCCGCCGCGTTGAGCATGGTCTATGTCGGGCGGAACGACTCGCTCATGCTCATCGTCAACGCGCCCGTTGGCCTGGCGCTCCTCGTCGCGGCGGGCGCGGCGATCATGGCGATCTCCAAGGGCGGGCTGCCGTCGTGGGCAGGCCGGATCGAGAATCAGACCCCGCGTCAGGGCATCCCCTCGAGCGAGTGGTTTGTCTACGGCGGCATCCTGCTCGCGATTCCCGTCATCGCGATTCTCGTGCACAAGAGCGAGATCGCCGGGTACGCCCTCACGTTCTTTGGCGTCATCGCCCTGGGCACGATCCTCATCACCGCGCTCAAGTCCGCGAAGGTCGAGCGCGAACGCCTCTTCGTCGTGCTGATCCTGATGTTCTTCTCGATGCTCTTCTGGGCCTTCTTTGAGCAGGCAGGCAGCAGCGTCAACAACTTCACCGATCGCAACGTCGATCGCATCGTCTCGCCCGACGTCTTCACTAAAGAACAGGTCGGCACCACCATCGACGTCCAGGCGAACCAGGCGCTCGTGGGTCTCAGGCGGGGCGATGGCACCATCGTTCGCCTCAACGAGATCAACGACGTGAACGACGCCTTTCGCGAGGCGAACAAGGAGGCCTTCCAGAATGGCGAGCGCCCGACGATCTCTTGGGCCGTCACTGAATCCGATGTGGGTCAGGCCTATGGCGGGAGCGAGGTCAAGGCAACGATCTTCCAGGCCGTCAATCCGGTCTGCATTATGATCTTCGGGCTGGTCTTCTCCGCGCTCTGGGATTTCCTCGGCAAGCGGAAGATGGAGCCGAGCACGCCGGTCAAGTTCGCGCTCGGGCTGTTCCAACTCGCCGCGGGGTTCCTCGCGTTCTGGTACGGCGCGTCCAACAGCACCGATCGCGGGATGACCTCAATGGCGTTCCTCGTGCTCGGCTACGCCCTGCACACGACCGGCGAACTCTGCCTCTCGCCCGTCGGGCTCTCGATGGTCACGAAACTCTCGCCCACGAGGATCGTCAGCACGGTCATGGGTGGGTGGTTCCTGGCGACGGCCTTCTCGAACTACCTCGCAGGTCTCATCGCCAAACTCACCGGCGTCAGTCACGGGGGCGAGGAGTCGAAGGTTCTCCCGCCGCCACAGGAGACCGTGAACGTCTATGGCGATGTCTTCCTGAAGATCGCGATCGCGGGCGGGATCTCGGCCGTGATCGTGCTCATCCTGTCGCCGCTCCTCTCGAAGTGGATGCACCAGGACAAGGAGTAA
- a CDS encoding amidohydrolase family protein — protein sequence MPSQNFITGTLLLTESPSTTRLVPGTIHLRGQSIDAVELDPSQELDLSNPLLILPAFVDAHLHLPQYDSIGIDGLPLLEWLERAIFPAEARWEDAQHAADMTLRVARDLISFGTTAFAAYSTVHHAAAQAAIDTLATLNLTAHVGQVLMDQEAPAELTRPADRLIAECASLRAQGRVQPSINPRFAITCSRALLHAAGDLASKTGRFVQTHLAETVPECARVRELHEESTYTDVYAAAGLLSPNSLLAHAIHLSDHERATLSRARAIAAHCPTANRFLNSGVMDRRSLASASVPIALGSDIAGGPDRSMVRVARAMLDAAKQLGHKPPTAGEAWHAITAGNAALLGFEDLGVLRAHSRADLILARPTIPLTAPDPLSTLLYAWDDRWIESVLVAGVPAYTR from the coding sequence ATGCCGTCCCAGAACTTCATCACCGGCACACTCCTCCTCACCGAGTCGCCATCCACCACGCGCCTCGTCCCAGGCACCATCCACCTCCGTGGCCAGTCCATCGACGCCGTCGAACTCGATCCGTCACAAGAACTCGACCTCTCCAATCCGCTCCTCATCCTCCCCGCCTTCGTCGATGCCCACCTCCACCTTCCTCAGTACGACTCCATCGGGATCGATGGTTTGCCCCTCCTCGAATGGCTCGAACGGGCCATCTTCCCCGCCGAGGCCCGTTGGGAAGACGCCCAGCATGCCGCCGACATGACCCTCCGCGTCGCCAGGGACCTCATCTCATTCGGCACGACCGCCTTCGCCGCCTACTCCACCGTTCACCACGCTGCCGCCCAGGCCGCCATCGACACCCTCGCGACCCTCAACCTCACCGCCCACGTCGGCCAGGTCCTCATGGACCAGGAGGCGCCAGCCGAACTCACCCGCCCCGCCGATCGCCTGATCGCCGAGTGTGCGTCCTTGCGCGCGCAAGGCCGAGTCCAGCCCTCCATCAACCCGCGCTTCGCGATCACCTGCTCGCGCGCGCTGCTGCACGCCGCGGGCGATCTCGCCTCGAAGACCGGTCGATTCGTCCAGACACATCTCGCCGAGACTGTGCCCGAGTGCGCGCGCGTCCGCGAACTCCACGAGGAATCCACCTACACCGACGTCTACGCCGCCGCCGGCCTGCTCTCGCCGAACTCGCTGCTCGCCCACGCGATCCATCTCTCTGACCATGAGCGAGCCACGCTGTCGCGCGCGCGGGCCATCGCCGCTCACTGTCCAACCGCCAACCGATTCCTGAACTCCGGCGTGATGGACCGCCGATCGCTCGCGTCGGCCAGCGTGCCGATCGCGCTGGGGAGCGACATCGCCGGCGGGCCGGATCGCTCGATGGTGCGTGTCGCGCGCGCGATGCTCGATGCCGCCAAGCAACTCGGGCACAAGCCGCCCACCGCCGGCGAGGCGTGGCACGCCATCACCGCCGGGAATGCCGCGTTGCTGGGATTCGAGGATCTCGGCGTCTTGCGCGCGCACTCCCGGGCAGACCTCATCCTCGCACGCCCGACGATCCCCCTCACGGCACCCGACCCACTCTCGACGCTGCTCTACGCCTGGGACGACCGCTGGATCGAGTCGGTCCTCGTGGCGGGCGTGCCGGCATACACCAGATAG
- a CDS encoding nucleotide sugar dehydrogenase gives MGTQQRGQSGRGTRGHDSVGDGRGAAISASARDLIARFETRSATIGVVGLGYVGLPLVRAMHDAGFRVIGFDIDESKITSLKAGETYLKHLGTGLAKELARSDRFVPTTDEKALRSCDAIAVCVPTPLGKHQEPDLSFVESSCRMVARMLKQGGLVSLESTTYPGTTREICKSILESREDGTKHVCGKDFFLCFSPEREDPGRASAETRTIPRLVGGVDEASTRVGVAFYSAAIERVIGVSSAEVAEAAKLLENIYRAVNIALVNELKPLMMRMGIDVWEVIRAASTKPYGFQAFYPGPGLGGHCIPIDPFYLTYKAKEFGVATRFIELAGEINSRMPGYVVERLAGALNDDGKALKGARILVCGLAYKPDVDDVRETPAAEIIRLLHEAHAEVSYHDPHVAKFPAMRRYKYRLSSVAMTVETLGKADAVVIVTNHSSVDYATIGRHARLIIDTRNAMAGVEGVTARVVKA, from the coding sequence ATGGGCACACAGCAGCGTGGACAATCGGGGCGCGGTACTCGTGGGCATGACTCGGTCGGTGACGGCCGAGGTGCCGCGATCTCGGCGTCGGCCCGTGACCTGATCGCACGGTTTGAAACGAGGTCGGCGACGATTGGTGTGGTGGGGCTTGGGTATGTCGGGCTGCCCCTGGTCCGGGCGATGCATGACGCGGGGTTCCGGGTCATCGGGTTCGACATTGACGAATCGAAGATCACGAGTTTGAAGGCGGGCGAGACGTATCTGAAACACCTGGGGACGGGACTCGCGAAGGAGTTGGCGCGGTCGGATCGGTTTGTGCCGACGACGGACGAGAAGGCGTTGCGATCGTGCGACGCGATCGCGGTGTGCGTGCCGACTCCTTTGGGGAAGCATCAGGAGCCGGATCTTTCGTTTGTGGAGTCGTCGTGCCGAATGGTGGCGCGGATGCTGAAGCAGGGCGGGCTGGTGTCGCTGGAATCGACGACGTATCCGGGGACGACGCGGGAGATTTGCAAGTCGATCCTGGAATCGCGCGAGGACGGCACCAAGCACGTGTGTGGCAAGGACTTCTTCCTGTGCTTTAGTCCCGAGCGTGAGGATCCGGGCCGCGCGAGCGCTGAGACACGGACGATCCCGAGATTGGTTGGCGGTGTGGACGAGGCCAGCACTCGGGTGGGCGTTGCGTTCTACTCGGCGGCGATCGAGCGGGTGATCGGCGTGTCGTCGGCGGAGGTGGCCGAGGCGGCGAAGTTGCTGGAGAACATCTATCGCGCGGTGAACATCGCGCTTGTGAATGAATTGAAGCCGCTGATGATGAGGATGGGCATCGACGTGTGGGAGGTGATCCGAGCGGCGTCGACGAAGCCGTATGGTTTCCAGGCGTTCTATCCAGGACCCGGGCTTGGCGGGCACTGCATCCCGATCGATCCGTTCTATCTGACGTACAAAGCGAAGGAGTTTGGCGTCGCGACGCGGTTCATCGAGCTGGCGGGTGAGATCAACAGCCGCATGCCGGGGTATGTGGTGGAGCGGCTGGCTGGGGCACTCAATGACGACGGGAAGGCGCTGAAGGGAGCACGGATTCTTGTGTGTGGGCTGGCGTACAAGCCGGACGTGGATGACGTGCGCGAGACGCCGGCGGCGGAGATCATTCGCCTGTTGCACGAGGCGCACGCGGAAGTCTCCTACCACGATCCGCATGTCGCAAAGTTCCCGGCGATGCGGCGGTACAAGTATCGTTTGTCGTCGGTGGCGATGACAGTGGAGACGCTGGGCAAGGCCGACGCGGTGGTGATCGTGACGAACCACTCGAGCGTGGACTATGCGACGATCGGTCGGCACGCAAGGCTGATCATCGACACGCGGAACGCGATGGCGGGGGTCGAGGGTGTCACGGCGCGAGTGGTGAAGGCGTGA